From the Musa acuminata AAA Group cultivar baxijiao chromosome BXJ1-2, Cavendish_Baxijiao_AAA, whole genome shotgun sequence genome, one window contains:
- the LOC103972821 gene encoding receptor-like serine/threonine-protein kinase SD1-8 isoform X2, whose protein sequence is MLHAHGDQCLPSWILVQGQWSEVFRLLGGTLVPRTTTSHGDTIVPGEYFYDGQNLISANGKFELGFFNPGDASNAYVGIWYHNITDKTALWVLNNLAPVTVSPGYLHLTGDGNLELCNAADLVIWFTGTPYGNNTIVRLADSGNFFLEDRDSNTTELQSFDYLTDTLIPGMKLGLDKVTNHATKLISWLNATDPYPGAYSCTMETQGTLPEIIITKGQSLRIFRSGPWNGHVFSGIPRMGNISQLKFAFLSNEQEVYFSFDTINNSGLFRAVMDFRGVFQLLEWSATSSGWTSLWAVPQDQCDFYAFCGANAICTETSSVLCQCLLGFVPKSPANWYQNHFSDGCVRQEALSCSSDGFLHLRSVKLPDTVNATTDSNMTLNECSDWCLKNCSCMAYAVTAWSGCLTWRGDLMDLRKFNQGGDQLYVRLLASNIDSAMDNHVKQTVLVITIPTMLSFLLLASICVVLWRRRVRKQDTIMIKSKQPQTTKGLDYWTGIPAKHADQRAGPMNMMGVLSSFDLSTVKAATNNFSVGNKLGEGGFGIVYKGVLRDGKYIAVKMLSRCSSQGPDEFRNELLLIANLQHRNLVRLLGCCIEGDERILILEYMENKSLDAFIYDKTKSALLEWKKRLHIIIGIARGLLYLHHDSYLRVVHRDLKPSNILLDKDMNPKISDFGIARIFEGDDIEENNTTRPVGTLGYMAPEYITEGVFSFKSDVFSFGVIVLEILSGKRNRVLNVADSRLNLLGHAFMLWKEDRTLEILDEALDSWTPTLEILECIRVGLLCVQENSEDRPTMAEVVMMLTNEDPQLTSPKEPITLVASSEEERSSIIQMSVMDEICSDM, encoded by the exons ATGTTGCATGCTCATGGTGATCAATGCTTGCCCTCTTGGATTCTTGTCCAAGGACAATGGTCGGAGGTATTCCGACTCTTGGGAGGAACTCTAGTCCCTCGAACAACAACGTCTCATG GAGACACGATAGTTCCAGGTGAATATTTTTACGACGGGCAGAACCTGATCTCCGCAAATGGAAAATTCGAGCTTGGCTTCTTCAACCCTGGGGATGCAAGTAACGCTTATGTTGGGATTTGGTACCATAACATCACAGATAAGACAGCATTATGGGTTCTTAACAACCTTGCACCAGTCACCGTTTCTCCTGGATATCTTCACCTCACTGGTGATGGAAATTTAGAGCTATGCAATGCTGCTGACTTGGTTATATGGTTTACGGGCACGCCCTATGGAAATAATACCATCGTGAGGCTTGCGGACTCGGGAAACTTTTTCCTGGAAGATCGTGATTCGAACACTACAGAGTTGCAAAGCTTTGACTACTTGACTGATACGTTGATACCAGGCATGAAGCTTggattggataaggtaaccaaccaTGCTACAAAGCTCATATCATGGCTGAATGCTACAGACCCCTATCCGGGTGCCTACTCCTGCACCATGGAAACTCAAGGCACACTACCGGAGATCATTATAACAAAGGGTCAATCCTTGAGAATTTTCCGGAGTGGCCCATGGAATGGACATGTGTTTAGTGGCATTCCACGGATGGGAAATATTAGCCAGCTGAAGTttgcatttttatcaaacgagcaAGAGGTCTACTTCTCATTTGATACCATAAACAACTCTGGTCTGTTTCGGGCTGTGATGGATTTCAGAGGAGTGTTTCAGCTGTTAGAATGGTCGGCCACAAGCAGTGGATGGACCTCCCTGTGGGCTGTGCCACAAGATCAGTGTGACTTTTATGCTTTCTGTGGAGCTAATGCTATTTGCACCGAAACCTCATCAGTTCTCTGCCAATGTCTGCTAGGATTTGTTCCAAAGTCTCCTGCGAATTGGTACCAGAATCATTTTTCTGATGGATGCGTGAGACAAGAGGCTTTGAGTTGTTCGTCCGATGGGTTCTTACATTTGCGATCAGTGAAGCTACCTGATACTGTGAATGCTACTACAGACAGCAACATGACCCTCAACGAGTGTAGCGATTGGTGCTTGAAGAATTGTTCTTGCATGGCATATGCTGTCACTGCATGGAGTGGTTGTTTGACTTGGCGTGGTGATCTGATGGACCTTAGGAAGTTTAATCAAGGAGGGGATCAGCTTTATGTTCGGCTTTTGGCTTCCAACATAG ATTCTGCAATGGACAATCATGTTAAGCAGACTGTGTTGGTCATAACCATCCCAACAATGCTGAGCTTTCTTTTGCTGGCAAGTATATGTGTAGTTTTGTGGCGGAGAAGAGTAAGAAAACAAG ACACCATTATGATCAAGTCAAAGCAGCCACAGACTACGAAAGGACTTGATTACTGGACTGGCATTCCTGCAAAACATGCGGATCAGAGAGCTG GTCCAATGAATATGATGGGGGTACTGTCTTCATTTGATTTGTCTACCGTAAAGGCTGCAACTAATAACTTCTCAGTTGGTAACAAACTCGGAGAAGGTGGATTTGGCATTGTCTACAAG GGCGTGTTGCGAGATGGAAAATACATCGCTGTCAAAATGTTGTCAAGGTGCTCGTCACAAGGTCCTGATGAGTTCCGAAATGAGCTTTTACTAATTGCCAACTTGCAGCATAGGAATCTTGTTCGCCTACTTGGTTGTTGCATCGAAGGAGATGAGCGCATTCTGATCTTGGAGTACATGGAAAACAAGAGTTTGGATGCCTTCATATATG ATAAAACAAAGAGTGCACTGCTGGAGTGGAAAAAGCGTCTTCACATTATTATTGGGATTGCTCGAGGACTTCTATACCTGCATCATGACTCTTACTTGAGGGTTGTTCATCGAGATCTTAAACCAAGCAACATCCTTCTTGACAAGGACATGAATCCAAAAATATCCGACTTCGGGATAGCAAGAATTTTTGAAGGAGATGACATTGAAGAGAATAATACTACAAGACCAGTCGGAACACT TGGATACATGGCGCCCGAGTACATAACGGAAGgagtcttttctttcaaatctgatgtTTTCAGCTTTGGTGTAATAGTGTTAGAAATCCTAAGTGGTAAGCGAAATAGAGTGCTTAATGTGGCAGATTCACGGCTAAACCTTTTAGGACAT GCGTTCATGTTATGGAAGGAAGACAGGACTCTAGAGATACTCGATGAAGCGCTCGATTCTTGGACGCCTACATTGGAGATTTTGGAATGCATCCGAGTAGGTCTTTTGTGCGTGCAAGAAAACAGCGAAGACAGACCGACAATGGCAGAGGTTGTGATGATGCTAACTAATGAAGATCCGCAACTAACTTCACCAAAAGAGCCGATCACTTTAGTGGCAAGTTCTGAAGAAGAACGATCTTCCATTATTCAAATGAGTGTCATGGATGAAATTTGTTCTGATATgtaa
- the LOC103972821 gene encoding receptor-like serine/threonine-protein kinase SD1-8 isoform X1, translating into MSSASFVFPFFLVSLLLRCSLSSTTTADPFCNNGYCTANDTQESSRKYLLSASHASAASSYFGDTIVPGEYFYDGQNLISANGKFELGFFNPGDASNAYVGIWYHNITDKTALWVLNNLAPVTVSPGYLHLTGDGNLELCNAADLVIWFTGTPYGNNTIVRLADSGNFFLEDRDSNTTELQSFDYLTDTLIPGMKLGLDKVTNHATKLISWLNATDPYPGAYSCTMETQGTLPEIIITKGQSLRIFRSGPWNGHVFSGIPRMGNISQLKFAFLSNEQEVYFSFDTINNSGLFRAVMDFRGVFQLLEWSATSSGWTSLWAVPQDQCDFYAFCGANAICTETSSVLCQCLLGFVPKSPANWYQNHFSDGCVRQEALSCSSDGFLHLRSVKLPDTVNATTDSNMTLNECSDWCLKNCSCMAYAVTAWSGCLTWRGDLMDLRKFNQGGDQLYVRLLASNIDSAMDNHVKQTVLVITIPTMLSFLLLASICVVLWRRRVRKQDTIMIKSKQPQTTKGLDYWTGIPAKHADQRAGPMNMMGVLSSFDLSTVKAATNNFSVGNKLGEGGFGIVYKGVLRDGKYIAVKMLSRCSSQGPDEFRNELLLIANLQHRNLVRLLGCCIEGDERILILEYMENKSLDAFIYDKTKSALLEWKKRLHIIIGIARGLLYLHHDSYLRVVHRDLKPSNILLDKDMNPKISDFGIARIFEGDDIEENNTTRPVGTLGYMAPEYITEGVFSFKSDVFSFGVIVLEILSGKRNRVLNVADSRLNLLGHAFMLWKEDRTLEILDEALDSWTPTLEILECIRVGLLCVQENSEDRPTMAEVVMMLTNEDPQLTSPKEPITLVASSEEERSSIIQMSVMDEICSDM; encoded by the exons ATGTCCTCCGCTTCCTttgtcttccctttctttctcgtctccctcctcctccgctgTTCTCTTTCCTCCACCACCACTGCCGATCCCTTCTGCAACAACGGCTACTGCACGGCCAACGACACCCAAGAATCCAGCCGCAAGTACTTGCTCTCTGCCTCCCATGCGTCCGCTGCCAGTAGCTACTTTG GAGACACGATAGTTCCAGGTGAATATTTTTACGACGGGCAGAACCTGATCTCCGCAAATGGAAAATTCGAGCTTGGCTTCTTCAACCCTGGGGATGCAAGTAACGCTTATGTTGGGATTTGGTACCATAACATCACAGATAAGACAGCATTATGGGTTCTTAACAACCTTGCACCAGTCACCGTTTCTCCTGGATATCTTCACCTCACTGGTGATGGAAATTTAGAGCTATGCAATGCTGCTGACTTGGTTATATGGTTTACGGGCACGCCCTATGGAAATAATACCATCGTGAGGCTTGCGGACTCGGGAAACTTTTTCCTGGAAGATCGTGATTCGAACACTACAGAGTTGCAAAGCTTTGACTACTTGACTGATACGTTGATACCAGGCATGAAGCTTggattggataaggtaaccaaccaTGCTACAAAGCTCATATCATGGCTGAATGCTACAGACCCCTATCCGGGTGCCTACTCCTGCACCATGGAAACTCAAGGCACACTACCGGAGATCATTATAACAAAGGGTCAATCCTTGAGAATTTTCCGGAGTGGCCCATGGAATGGACATGTGTTTAGTGGCATTCCACGGATGGGAAATATTAGCCAGCTGAAGTttgcatttttatcaaacgagcaAGAGGTCTACTTCTCATTTGATACCATAAACAACTCTGGTCTGTTTCGGGCTGTGATGGATTTCAGAGGAGTGTTTCAGCTGTTAGAATGGTCGGCCACAAGCAGTGGATGGACCTCCCTGTGGGCTGTGCCACAAGATCAGTGTGACTTTTATGCTTTCTGTGGAGCTAATGCTATTTGCACCGAAACCTCATCAGTTCTCTGCCAATGTCTGCTAGGATTTGTTCCAAAGTCTCCTGCGAATTGGTACCAGAATCATTTTTCTGATGGATGCGTGAGACAAGAGGCTTTGAGTTGTTCGTCCGATGGGTTCTTACATTTGCGATCAGTGAAGCTACCTGATACTGTGAATGCTACTACAGACAGCAACATGACCCTCAACGAGTGTAGCGATTGGTGCTTGAAGAATTGTTCTTGCATGGCATATGCTGTCACTGCATGGAGTGGTTGTTTGACTTGGCGTGGTGATCTGATGGACCTTAGGAAGTTTAATCAAGGAGGGGATCAGCTTTATGTTCGGCTTTTGGCTTCCAACATAG ATTCTGCAATGGACAATCATGTTAAGCAGACTGTGTTGGTCATAACCATCCCAACAATGCTGAGCTTTCTTTTGCTGGCAAGTATATGTGTAGTTTTGTGGCGGAGAAGAGTAAGAAAACAAG ACACCATTATGATCAAGTCAAAGCAGCCACAGACTACGAAAGGACTTGATTACTGGACTGGCATTCCTGCAAAACATGCGGATCAGAGAGCTG GTCCAATGAATATGATGGGGGTACTGTCTTCATTTGATTTGTCTACCGTAAAGGCTGCAACTAATAACTTCTCAGTTGGTAACAAACTCGGAGAAGGTGGATTTGGCATTGTCTACAAG GGCGTGTTGCGAGATGGAAAATACATCGCTGTCAAAATGTTGTCAAGGTGCTCGTCACAAGGTCCTGATGAGTTCCGAAATGAGCTTTTACTAATTGCCAACTTGCAGCATAGGAATCTTGTTCGCCTACTTGGTTGTTGCATCGAAGGAGATGAGCGCATTCTGATCTTGGAGTACATGGAAAACAAGAGTTTGGATGCCTTCATATATG ATAAAACAAAGAGTGCACTGCTGGAGTGGAAAAAGCGTCTTCACATTATTATTGGGATTGCTCGAGGACTTCTATACCTGCATCATGACTCTTACTTGAGGGTTGTTCATCGAGATCTTAAACCAAGCAACATCCTTCTTGACAAGGACATGAATCCAAAAATATCCGACTTCGGGATAGCAAGAATTTTTGAAGGAGATGACATTGAAGAGAATAATACTACAAGACCAGTCGGAACACT TGGATACATGGCGCCCGAGTACATAACGGAAGgagtcttttctttcaaatctgatgtTTTCAGCTTTGGTGTAATAGTGTTAGAAATCCTAAGTGGTAAGCGAAATAGAGTGCTTAATGTGGCAGATTCACGGCTAAACCTTTTAGGACAT GCGTTCATGTTATGGAAGGAAGACAGGACTCTAGAGATACTCGATGAAGCGCTCGATTCTTGGACGCCTACATTGGAGATTTTGGAATGCATCCGAGTAGGTCTTTTGTGCGTGCAAGAAAACAGCGAAGACAGACCGACAATGGCAGAGGTTGTGATGATGCTAACTAATGAAGATCCGCAACTAACTTCACCAAAAGAGCCGATCACTTTAGTGGCAAGTTCTGAAGAAGAACGATCTTCCATTATTCAAATGAGTGTCATGGATGAAATTTGTTCTGATATgtaa